The window ATGAAGCTCTGCCCACCAAATCCAGGATTCACACTCATGATGCATACGAGATCAATATCCTTAATGGTATCTTTCAAATGATCCACACTGGTATGTGGATTCAACGCCACGCCAGCTTTCATTCCGTTAGCTTTGATGTTCTGTAGCGTGCGATGTAAATGCGTGCAGGCTTCAAAGTGTACGGTAAGAATATCACAGCCTAAATCTGCAAAAGTTTTCACATAACGATCTGGATCAACGATCATCAGGTGACAGTCAATGGTTTTAGTGGCGTGTTTTGCAATGTCTCTTAACACCGGCATCCCAAAAGAAATGTTGGGAACAAAAACACCATCCATGATGTCAATATGAAACCAGTCTGCATCACTGCGATTGAGCATTTCACAATCGCGTTGAAGGTTAGCAAAGTCGGCAGCAAGTACAGATGGAGCAATAAGTTTTGACATGATCAAGTGTGTTTAGGCAAAGATAAAATTTCCAATAACCGTAGACCGAATTCTAACCGTCGAATTTTTCAATTAAATTTATCCCATGACTTCAAGACCCGATTCCCGTTCTTACATCAATAAGTTGAACATCGCCTCGATGGCTGTTTTATTGTTGATACTAGTTTTCTTTTTCCTCAAGGACACATTTCCGTTTTCTACTCAAAAATGGATCTATCTACTGTTAGGAGGTGTTCTAATCTTGGTTGACGTTCTCAGGATTCGTGAGGTATACCGTTTGGGACAGCGTAAACTTTTAGTGGTGCGTATCGTTACTTTAGCTATGGTTATTGGCTTTGTAGGTTACTGGTGGTACTTGCATTTTTAGAATATGTTGTTAAGTTCGCTTTCGCGAAAACGAAATATCAATCATCATTTCAAAAGAAAAGGGAGTATTGCTACTCGACTGATCTCTTTTTCATTTATAAACCAACCTTCTAATGAGTAGTGTCCATATCAATAGAACTATTTTATTCATCTTCATAACGGGAATGCTTATCTCTTGTGCTAGGAAGATTGAGGTGTCAGCGGTAGAGGCAACTTTCAACGTTTACAGCTCAGCTCAGCTCATTTAGATAAAACAAAGGCAAATTTCCCAAAGTCTCAAAACGCTTTTACCACTCATTTATCCGGTGTCCCGTCTAATGACGATATCCGGGAATTTCTAGGTCATTCTTATGCAAGCAGAATGTTTATCTATGACCAAAAAAATCAGTTGATAGGCCCAAACGGAGCTATAGATTATTTCTTCAGCTCATTTGAGTACCCTCTATACCTTGATCTAAGTACTGATTTTAGGCGTTGTGATTCAGACTCTATGGCTCAATACCGTTTCCCTTATGGCAGTATGGATTATATTATATCAAAGATTGAGGTTCCCAATCCTCAAATGCTAGAGGCTTATACG of the Nonlabens marinus S1-08 genome contains:
- the rpe gene encoding ribulose-phosphate 3-epimerase; its protein translation is MMSKLIAPSVLAADFANLQRDCEMLNRSDADWFHIDIMDGVFVPNISFGMPVLRDIAKHATKTIDCHLMIVDPDRYVKTFADLGCDILTVHFEACTHLHRTLQNIKANGMKAGVALNPHTSVDHLKDTIKDIDLVCIMSVNPGFGGQSFIENTYDKVKELKELIKSKGASTLIEIDGGVTDKNAKQLIDAGADVLVAGSYVFKSSDPIKTIKELRELANS